From Vibrio splendidus, a single genomic window includes:
- a CDS encoding dienelactone hydrolase family protein: protein MRTITTLGLFSVLLPFSAISGENITYQVDGMDYEGYWSEASDQAPLVLLIHDWDGLTDYEKKRSEMLNELGYNVFAIDLFGKGIRPTEVKDKKQHTGELYKDREKMRALLNAGAMEAKRLGGNLDNNVMMGYCFGGAAVLEAARAGIPSKAYVTFHGGLSTPKGQDYSQTKAPVVVFHGTADSMITMEDFGSLAAQLETTKVPHEMITYSGAPHAFTVFGSNNYQQEADQKSWDRFTHVLETTTR from the coding sequence ATGCGAACAATCACTACGCTCGGCCTGTTTTCAGTTTTACTGCCCTTCTCTGCGATTTCAGGAGAAAACATCACTTACCAAGTCGATGGTATGGATTACGAAGGCTATTGGAGTGAGGCCAGTGACCAAGCGCCTTTGGTGCTGCTAATTCACGATTGGGATGGCTTAACTGATTACGAAAAGAAACGTTCTGAGATGCTCAACGAACTCGGTTACAACGTGTTCGCCATCGACCTATTTGGTAAAGGCATTCGCCCGACCGAAGTAAAAGACAAAAAACAACACACAGGCGAGTTGTATAAAGACAGAGAAAAAATGCGTGCACTACTTAATGCGGGAGCGATGGAAGCGAAAAGGCTTGGTGGTAACTTAGATAACAACGTGATGATGGGTTACTGTTTTGGTGGCGCAGCCGTTTTAGAAGCCGCTCGTGCGGGCATCCCATCGAAAGCTTATGTCACCTTCCATGGTGGTTTATCGACACCAAAAGGACAAGACTACTCTCAGACTAAAGCTCCGGTTGTCGTATTCCATGGCACAGCAGATTCTATGATTACAATGGAAGATTTTGGCAGCCTTGCCGCTCAACTGGAAACAACCAAGGTTCCGCATGAGATGATCACTTATAGTGGAGCGCCACATGCCTTTACCGTGTTCGGCTCAAACAACTACCAACAAGAAGCTGACCAAAAATCATGGGATAGATTTACCCATGTGCTAGAAACCACCACCAGATAA
- a CDS encoding D-amino acid dehydrogenase, which yields MEVIVIGSGVIGLTSAWYLAKEGHSVTVIDRQDSSGKETSFANAGQISYGYSSPWAAPGIPLKAMKWLTQEHAPLKVKPSLSPELVSWASKMLANCNEAKYGQNKSRMLRIANYSRDCLTHLRTSEELAYEGRQKGTLQVFRSEKQLDFIQQDMKLLKESGIEHSLFDVERCLSIEPGLSDVKDKLVGGLYLPDDETGDCHQFCLTLTEKAKQLGVRFVFDTEVVKLNHQNQTIESITTTQGDFKADAYVVASGSYSRDLLKQVDLSIPVYPVKGYSLTLPIVNADKSPTSTVMDETYKVAMTRFDDRIRIAGTAELAGFDYLIPEKRKATIDMVIKDLFPQAGDFSKAEYWTGLRPMTPDGTPIIGKTPIKNLFTNTGHGTLGWTMACGSGKILAGVVSGSSSDIKTDDLSIHRYL from the coding sequence ATGGAAGTTATTGTAATTGGCAGCGGTGTTATTGGGTTGACCAGTGCTTGGTACCTGGCGAAAGAAGGTCACTCGGTGACGGTTATCGATCGTCAAGATAGCAGTGGTAAGGAAACCAGTTTTGCTAATGCTGGCCAAATCTCTTACGGCTACTCCTCCCCATGGGCCGCCCCCGGTATCCCTTTAAAAGCGATGAAGTGGCTCACCCAAGAACATGCGCCATTAAAAGTGAAACCGTCACTTTCTCCTGAATTGGTTTCTTGGGCGTCTAAGATGCTCGCCAACTGCAATGAAGCCAAATACGGACAGAATAAATCGCGCATGCTGAGAATCGCAAATTACAGTCGTGATTGTCTGACTCACCTGAGAACCAGTGAAGAACTGGCTTATGAGGGCAGACAGAAAGGGACGTTGCAAGTGTTTCGAAGCGAGAAGCAATTGGATTTCATTCAGCAAGATATGAAGCTGCTTAAAGAAAGTGGAATTGAGCACTCGTTGTTTGATGTTGAGCGGTGCCTATCCATCGAACCTGGTTTATCAGACGTGAAAGATAAGCTCGTAGGTGGCCTGTATTTACCAGATGATGAAACCGGTGATTGCCATCAATTCTGTTTAACCTTAACTGAGAAAGCCAAGCAACTCGGTGTTAGGTTCGTGTTTGATACTGAAGTGGTCAAGCTCAATCATCAGAATCAAACCATTGAAAGTATTACCACGACTCAAGGTGACTTCAAAGCGGACGCTTACGTAGTCGCGTCTGGCAGTTATTCTCGTGATCTGTTGAAGCAAGTAGACCTGTCTATTCCTGTCTATCCAGTCAAAGGGTATTCGCTGACATTGCCTATCGTGAATGCTGATAAATCACCGACCTCTACCGTGATGGATGAAACCTACAAAGTGGCGATGACTCGTTTTGATGACCGCATTCGCATTGCGGGTACGGCAGAGCTTGCTGGTTTTGATTATCTCATTCCTGAAAAACGTAAAGCCACGATTGATATGGTGATCAAAGACCTCTTTCCTCAAGCCGGGGATTTTTCTAAGGCAGAGTATTGGACAGGACTAAGACCAATGACGCCAGATGGCACACCTATTATCGGAAAAACTCCAATCAAGAATTTGTTTACTAATACGGGGCACGGAACCTTGGGTTGGACTATGGCGTGTGGATCAGGAAAGATCTTGGCAGGCGTGGTCAGCGGCTCAAGTAGTGATATCAAAACTGATGACTTGAGTATTCATCGTTATTTGTAA
- a CDS encoding transglycosylase SLT domain-containing protein, producing the protein MYKTITTTGLAIAISAAVSFPTHAVSDSQKQQLNNAVVKASQSQEEKLKEFHTYVNAYLDEYEQWRDEYTNKLDERRTDLIKTWGEGEVSSQTKQVDYSQNDQVKTAVDYESNTATVSVLVDEDSSPEEIEALVRKIPVEVEGKTVDLANLKAEDHAVLYSLDKEQQEKNFVIEQTQSQMNELDVQAERLIQSDTGIPDAFIYQRAHNKKLALLTKAQERIAAQTKLYNEMRAKHGIAVGQSETLVAEKAKEVEKVESTPVQEAPKVAEKLVKVTPKTQVVKPKPTSDIVSVPSQSKKVVSYKVKLPENSLKSRASKYTPLAEKESKNWEIDAALIMAIMHSESAFRPDAKSHVPAFGLMQVVPTSAGHDVNKQVRNIDAPMKASDLYQPVINVETGTAYLDILNSKYLRKIENDQSRLYCMIAAYNTGAGNVARAFNKDRSTSIGKASKVINKMTPEEVYNQLVAKLPYDETKNYLKKVNSRIALYK; encoded by the coding sequence ATGTATAAAACGATCACCACGACAGGGCTGGCTATTGCAATATCAGCAGCTGTTAGCTTTCCAACACACGCAGTGTCAGATAGCCAAAAGCAACAACTTAATAATGCGGTTGTAAAAGCGAGCCAATCCCAAGAAGAAAAACTTAAAGAATTTCATACGTATGTAAATGCATACTTGGATGAGTATGAACAATGGCGTGACGAATATACCAATAAACTTGATGAGCGCCGTACAGACCTTATAAAAACTTGGGGTGAAGGAGAGGTATCTTCTCAAACAAAGCAGGTCGATTATTCACAAAACGACCAAGTAAAGACTGCAGTGGATTATGAAAGTAATACCGCTACGGTTTCTGTTTTAGTTGATGAAGACAGTAGCCCTGAAGAGATAGAAGCGCTTGTAAGAAAAATCCCTGTTGAAGTTGAGGGGAAAACGGTTGATCTAGCCAATCTGAAAGCGGAAGACCATGCGGTTTTGTATTCTTTAGATAAAGAGCAACAAGAAAAGAACTTTGTTATTGAACAAACGCAGAGTCAAATGAATGAACTTGATGTTCAAGCGGAGCGATTGATTCAATCTGATACCGGAATTCCTGACGCGTTCATCTACCAGCGAGCTCACAATAAGAAACTAGCACTGCTTACTAAAGCACAAGAGCGTATTGCTGCTCAGACTAAGCTCTACAACGAAATGCGAGCCAAACATGGCATCGCGGTTGGTCAATCAGAGACGTTAGTAGCTGAAAAAGCAAAAGAAGTTGAAAAGGTAGAGTCAACGCCAGTACAAGAAGCTCCGAAAGTAGCTGAAAAACTGGTGAAGGTTACACCTAAAACTCAAGTTGTGAAGCCAAAACCAACTTCCGACATAGTATCTGTTCCTAGTCAGTCTAAGAAGGTGGTCAGCTATAAAGTGAAGCTTCCTGAGAATAGCTTGAAATCTCGTGCGAGCAAATATACACCTCTCGCAGAGAAAGAAAGCAAGAACTGGGAAATAGATGCAGCATTGATTATGGCAATCATGCATTCTGAATCAGCTTTTCGCCCAGATGCTAAATCCCACGTTCCGGCATTTGGTCTTATGCAAGTTGTTCCGACCAGCGCTGGGCATGATGTAAATAAACAAGTTCGAAATATTGATGCGCCAATGAAGGCTTCAGATTTGTATCAACCCGTCATCAATGTTGAAACTGGTACTGCTTATTTAGACATCCTAAATAGTAAATATTTACGTAAGATCGAGAATGATCAAAGTCGTTTGTATTGCATGATTGCGGCTTACAACACCGGTGCGGGAAATGTTGCCCGAGCGTTTAACAAAGACCGCTCAACTAGCATTGGTAAAGCATCTAAAGTGATCAATAAGATGACTCCTGAAGAAGTGTACAACCAATTGGTCGCGAAGTTGCCATACGATGAAACAAAAAATTATTTGAAGAAAGTGAACAGCCGTATCGCGCTATACAAATAA
- the gltS gene encoding sodium/glutamate symporter, which yields MTETLVSPMLSFTIAISLLFIGKGLIERSEVLRKYSLPEPVIGGFVCAATVAALYYIFEIQITFSLDVRDFLLLYFFAGIGLQADIKTLIKGGRPLFILLFLAAVFIVLQNVVGMAVASGFGMDPKAGLLSGSVSLIGGVGTTLAWAPMFVEEFGIANALELGVASNTVGLIAACVIGGPIANYLLNKHKVSPSNEEEVTVGAYQKSETRTELSHYGVLWAWLILNLTLMLGYSLSEVIDSMGLKLPLFVSCLIAGILIGNIGRALFKKRRTQEKIAQGRKGLAMISDICLGMFLTMALMGLRIWDLDGLFGYISVVMSIQILLSLLFTIFVVYYLMGRNYDSVVICSGFGGITLGSTATAIVNMTAVTHRYGASPQAFIVVPLVCGFFVDLINALVISFFVGM from the coding sequence ATGACAGAAACCCTAGTTTCTCCAATGCTCTCTTTTACTATCGCGATTTCATTACTGTTTATCGGTAAAGGTTTGATTGAACGATCTGAAGTATTAAGAAAGTATTCACTACCAGAGCCTGTGATTGGTGGCTTTGTTTGTGCTGCGACCGTAGCGGCGCTTTACTATATTTTTGAAATCCAAATCACCTTTAGCCTTGATGTCAGAGACTTTTTGCTTCTCTACTTTTTTGCTGGTATCGGACTCCAAGCGGATATTAAGACACTGATTAAGGGTGGGCGACCGTTGTTCATTCTATTGTTTCTTGCTGCCGTCTTTATCGTTCTGCAAAACGTGGTCGGGATGGCTGTAGCTTCTGGCTTTGGAATGGATCCTAAAGCTGGTTTGTTATCGGGCTCTGTTAGCTTAATCGGTGGCGTAGGTACAACGTTAGCGTGGGCGCCAATGTTTGTGGAAGAGTTTGGTATTGCTAACGCGCTAGAGCTAGGTGTGGCGTCAAATACGGTTGGTTTGATAGCGGCGTGTGTGATTGGTGGTCCAATTGCCAACTACCTACTAAACAAGCACAAAGTGAGTCCATCCAATGAAGAAGAAGTGACAGTTGGTGCGTACCAAAAAAGTGAAACTCGCACTGAATTGAGCCATTACGGTGTCTTGTGGGCGTGGTTGATTCTCAACTTAACATTGATGCTCGGTTACAGCCTGAGCGAAGTTATCGATTCGATGGGCTTAAAACTCCCGTTATTCGTAAGCTGCCTAATTGCCGGTATCCTCATTGGAAATATTGGTCGAGCATTGTTCAAGAAGCGCCGTACACAAGAGAAAATTGCCCAAGGCCGCAAAGGCTTAGCGATGATCTCTGACATCTGCTTAGGTATGTTCTTGACCATGGCCCTGATGGGGCTGCGTATCTGGGATCTCGATGGACTGTTTGGCTATATTTCTGTTGTCATGAGTATCCAGATCCTGCTTTCGCTGTTGTTTACCATCTTTGTCGTTTATTACTTGATGGGAAGAAACTACGATTCTGTGGTGATATGTTCAGGCTTCGGTGGTATCACTCTAGGCTCGACCGCAACAGCCATTGTGAATATGACAGCTGTAACCCACCGCTATGGCGCAAGCCCACAAGCGTTCATTGTGGTGCCATTAGTGTGTGGTTTCTTTGTTGATTTGATCAACGCGCTAGTGATCAGTTTCTTTGTTGGGATGTAG
- a CDS encoding LPP20 family lipoprotein, which produces MKKLIIATSLVTALVGCQSNNNTLEQAQNFASCTFPDAPTVEAPGWICDVVPTDVAIGATGYAKKSAAGMSVMRKIAVNDARVNLAAEFETDVSNLFQSATDGAVSTSAGEGVTLVTENVQEAFENITKSVVSKRLTNSRILVSQASPAGGLYVLVGMDQAAYDANMNKIIDEVGGEDSALWNQFNDEKAAADLAAVFDSLKK; this is translated from the coding sequence ATGAAAAAACTAATTATTGCAACGTCACTAGTTACAGCTCTAGTTGGCTGCCAAAGCAACAACAATACACTAGAGCAAGCTCAAAATTTTGCGTCATGCACGTTCCCAGATGCGCCGACTGTCGAAGCCCCTGGTTGGATCTGTGATGTGGTTCCTACAGACGTAGCGATTGGTGCAACAGGTTATGCGAAGAAAAGCGCAGCAGGTATGAGCGTTATGCGCAAAATTGCTGTGAATGATGCTCGTGTAAACCTTGCCGCGGAATTTGAAACAGATGTGAGTAACCTATTTCAATCTGCTACCGACGGTGCTGTCTCAACATCTGCTGGGGAAGGCGTAACGCTAGTAACTGAGAATGTTCAAGAGGCATTTGAAAACATTACTAAATCGGTAGTGAGTAAAAGACTTACAAATAGCCGAATATTGGTAAGCCAAGCAAGTCCTGCAGGCGGTCTTTATGTATTAGTTGGTATGGACCAAGCTGCTTATGATGCAAATATGAATAAAATTATCGACGAAGTAGGTGGTGAAGATTCTGCTCTTTGGAATCAATTCAACGACGAAAAGGCAGCCGCAGATCTTGCTGCCGTATTCGATTCTTTGAAAAAATAA
- a CDS encoding LysR family transcriptional regulator yields the protein MHHFNIRALEYLNALSKYGSLRKASKMMNVDPAAMSRMLTQLEAQAEMKVWERNNRQSLLTEAGNELLNYYRSIVRGEAAVLARLTKLKNLKGGNVSIAIGEGFITNLVSKPMQTFMTRYPDINLSIEIAGALDAVKMLEDQQIDFAITYASAPHPKLHSHVERSHPLELIAPKGHFLTMKKSPVVMQDIQDASLALIDNSTGMGRLVKQAEQISHLTLQPKLQTNSVTALTNFVSAGLGVTFMPKLTVIDEIKSGQIEVVATELEMLSKATVKVQSLKGRALTLQAETLLDFLLENATFLSHDAYNI from the coding sequence ATGCACCACTTTAATATCCGTGCTCTTGAGTATTTAAACGCGTTATCCAAGTATGGGTCATTGCGTAAGGCATCTAAGATGATGAACGTTGACCCTGCGGCAATGAGTCGGATGCTGACACAGTTAGAAGCGCAAGCGGAAATGAAAGTATGGGAGCGCAACAACCGCCAATCACTGTTAACTGAAGCGGGTAATGAACTGCTGAATTACTACCGTTCCATTGTTCGTGGAGAGGCCGCAGTGCTTGCTCGACTAACCAAGCTTAAAAACCTCAAAGGAGGCAATGTCAGCATTGCCATCGGTGAAGGGTTTATTACCAACTTGGTGTCAAAGCCGATGCAAACCTTCATGACTCGTTATCCTGATATCAATCTTTCTATTGAGATTGCGGGTGCATTGGACGCCGTAAAAATGTTGGAAGATCAACAGATCGATTTCGCGATTACCTATGCTTCTGCACCGCACCCCAAACTACACTCACACGTTGAACGTAGCCATCCGCTCGAATTGATTGCTCCGAAAGGGCATTTCCTTACGATGAAAAAATCGCCTGTGGTAATGCAAGATATTCAAGACGCTTCTCTCGCCTTAATCGATAATTCGACCGGCATGGGGAGGCTGGTAAAGCAGGCCGAACAAATTTCCCATCTTACCTTGCAGCCAAAGCTTCAAACCAATTCGGTAACCGCACTGACTAACTTTGTTTCAGCAGGGCTGGGCGTAACCTTTATGCCCAAACTCACCGTGATCGATGAGATAAAGTCAGGGCAGATCGAAGTGGTTGCGACCGAGTTGGAGATGCTATCGAAGGCGACGGTTAAGGTTCAATCTTTGAAAGGTCGCGCACTTACGTTACAGGCCGAAACCTTGTTAGATTTCTTACTTGAAAATGCTACTTTCTTGAGTCATGACGCTTACAATATCTAG
- a CDS encoding DHH family phosphoesterase, with product MANLKFESFLERLKGDKRIIIQAHDFPDHDAISSAYALAYLLKKKGLCPFITFHGYIDRVSLRNLIDWIDIPIYEPKDLKLQPDDKIIVVDGCIGEKNVIDFPGIEVGVIDHHQVKAPDFVWYSDIRSNYGSTATIMVEYYRYFSLPMPQNIATALLVGLSFDTANFTRGVGTADLKALLYLQAKANNDMVNKICRNQVEFHELKLFYSMLDSLRREKNAAFAVLPEGCPKNMLGVLGDFLLSVDELDIVVLTARNREKTFISLRSECSKNNVAKIVRRALNEKGIGFGGGHSHMAGGIINKQFEFSRELACVYDLIRPNLVLSA from the coding sequence ATGGCAAATTTAAAGTTCGAAAGCTTTCTAGAGCGGCTTAAGGGTGATAAGAGAATCATTATCCAAGCTCATGACTTCCCTGACCATGATGCGATCTCTTCCGCATACGCTCTGGCATATTTATTAAAAAAGAAAGGGTTGTGCCCGTTTATTACGTTTCATGGTTACATCGATAGAGTGTCACTCAGAAACTTAATCGATTGGATAGATATCCCAATCTACGAGCCAAAAGATTTAAAATTGCAACCGGATGATAAGATTATTGTTGTTGATGGTTGTATTGGTGAGAAAAATGTTATCGACTTTCCTGGGATAGAAGTGGGAGTGATAGATCACCATCAAGTGAAAGCGCCTGATTTTGTATGGTATTCCGATATACGCTCAAACTACGGTTCAACTGCAACCATTATGGTTGAATATTACCGCTATTTTTCTTTGCCGATGCCACAGAATATCGCAACAGCACTACTGGTTGGTTTGAGCTTTGATACCGCAAATTTTACCCGAGGGGTAGGAACTGCTGATCTAAAAGCACTGTTGTATCTTCAGGCTAAGGCCAACAATGATATGGTTAACAAAATTTGTCGTAATCAAGTAGAGTTTCACGAATTAAAACTTTTCTATTCAATGCTCGATAGCTTACGTCGTGAAAAAAATGCAGCATTTGCTGTACTTCCTGAGGGGTGCCCTAAAAATATGCTTGGCGTATTAGGAGATTTCCTGCTGAGCGTTGATGAGCTCGATATTGTCGTCCTCACGGCTAGAAATAGAGAGAAAACCTTTATCTCTCTCCGTTCAGAGTGTTCAAAAAACAATGTCGCGAAGATAGTTAGAAGAGCTCTTAATGAAAAAGGGATTGGTTTTGGCGGTGGGCACTCTCATATGGCTGGCGGCATTATCAACAAACAGTTTGAATTCAGCAGAGAACTTGCTTGCGTCTATGACTTGATTCGACCGAACCTAGTACTCAGTGCTTAA
- a CDS encoding pyridoxal-phosphate dependent enzyme encodes MKLNNSPVTQHQFNDHTFFLKRDDQLHSHFCGNKARKFMKLLEDDHPETTTLISYGSAQANSLFSLAALAKIKGWTLEFYVDHLPQWLLERPIGNYRGAVDLGAKVISVKETGSELHPQEYIEQIRQPDSQCIVLPEGGRSQLSEYGVKQLAMEILSWTRFENKHDFVVALPAGTGSTSLYLHKHLKLHNIPVLTCACVGGSDYLTQQFNELGESDHPQILPLKTKHHFGKLYQQDYQTWLDLQEQTDIEFDLLYDPLMWQCLERWQDNNPTKTIIYIHQGGILGNESMLPRYQRKYPEMSISKTNASW; translated from the coding sequence ATGAAACTAAATAATAGCCCTGTAACTCAACATCAATTTAACGATCACACCTTTTTCTTAAAGCGTGACGATCAGCTGCACTCCCACTTTTGCGGCAATAAAGCCCGCAAATTCATGAAGCTGCTGGAAGACGATCACCCAGAAACTACAACATTGATCAGCTATGGTTCTGCGCAGGCTAACTCTCTGTTCTCACTCGCGGCACTGGCAAAGATCAAAGGTTGGACGCTTGAGTTCTACGTCGACCACCTTCCCCAGTGGCTACTAGAACGCCCAATAGGTAATTACCGTGGTGCAGTAGACCTTGGTGCGAAGGTAATTTCAGTCAAAGAGACAGGCTCTGAGCTTCATCCACAGGAGTATATTGAGCAAATAAGACAGCCAGATTCTCAGTGCATTGTATTGCCTGAAGGTGGACGCTCTCAGCTTTCTGAATACGGCGTGAAGCAACTGGCGATGGAAATACTTAGCTGGACGCGTTTCGAAAACAAGCACGATTTTGTAGTTGCACTGCCCGCAGGTACAGGTAGCACATCGCTGTATCTGCATAAGCACTTAAAGTTACACAACATCCCAGTACTCACCTGCGCTTGTGTTGGCGGCAGTGACTACCTCACACAACAATTTAATGAGCTTGGTGAGTCCGATCATCCACAAATACTACCGCTCAAAACCAAGCACCACTTTGGTAAGCTGTATCAACAGGACTATCAAACCTGGTTGGATCTACAAGAACAAACGGATATTGAATTCGACCTGCTCTACGACCCATTGATGTGGCAATGTTTAGAACGATGGCAAGATAACAACCCAACCAAAACCATTATCTATATCCATCAAGGTGGCATCTTGGGCAATGAGTCGATGTTGCCGCGCTATCAGCGAAAATATCCGGAGATGAGCATTAGCAAAACCAACGCATCTTGGTAG
- a CDS encoding ETEC_3214 domain-containing protein, with protein sequence MSEEQKKDVPKEIQDELKELQDNQESLLEAQSKGNLARTIGLLSVVSIALGGFNDSFDAIEKMVDFGLSQMTDIPSHKKLEKVYIRSSAEVLDQTFGAPVYIKRSTGDDVIKYYKDDNFILSSITRDNAIVAYLVFPDEGFTPETLEHAGGSEFFNQPFNAIESVNEIRASFARTGNYYIEENNGGEFGYLYSSISGASEFITPLTKNNRKLLSEVVDSLTMDEHVVKSVQSLRLNAKPNFYGYSTLGVGALEEAILSNTEYRLIHKS encoded by the coding sequence ATGTCTGAAGAACAAAAAAAAGACGTTCCAAAAGAAATTCAAGATGAGCTCAAAGAGCTCCAAGATAACCAAGAGTCGTTGTTAGAGGCTCAAAGTAAAGGGAACTTGGCGCGCACTATTGGTTTGTTGTCTGTAGTTTCAATTGCTTTGGGTGGGTTTAACGATAGTTTTGATGCAATCGAAAAGATGGTTGATTTTGGTCTTTCACAAATGACTGATATTCCGTCACACAAAAAGCTTGAAAAAGTGTACATCCGCTCATCAGCTGAAGTATTAGATCAGACATTTGGTGCCCCCGTTTATATCAAGCGTTCAACTGGCGATGACGTTATAAAGTACTACAAAGACGATAACTTTATTCTTTCATCTATTACTAGAGATAATGCAATTGTTGCTTATCTTGTATTTCCAGATGAAGGCTTTACACCTGAAACATTAGAACATGCAGGTGGTTCGGAGTTTTTCAACCAACCTTTTAATGCCATTGAAAGTGTCAATGAAATTCGAGCGTCGTTCGCTAGAACCGGCAATTATTACATTGAAGAAAATAATGGCGGTGAGTTTGGCTACTTATATTCTTCAATCAGTGGCGCTAGTGAATTCATTACACCTTTGACAAAAAACAATAGGAAATTGCTTTCTGAAGTTGTTGACTCGCTGACTATGGATGAACATGTCGTAAAGAGCGTACAGTCTTTACGCTTGAATGCGAAGCCTAATTTCTATGGTTACAGTACGTTAGGTGTAGGGGCTCTAGAAGAAGCTATTTTGTCTAACACTGAATATCGTTTAATTCATAAGAGTTAA
- a CDS encoding L-alanine exporter AlaE: protein MKSRGPFCIRNAAADTFAMVVFCFISGMIVEVFISGMTFEQSLASRTLSIPVNIAIAWPYGVFRDWFLRNGAKLSQSSLMKNISDLLAYVLFQSPVYAGILLAVGASSDQIVTAVTSNAVISCGMGVLYGYFLDMCRKWFRVPGYYQQA from the coding sequence ATGAAGTCTCGTGGTCCATTTTGTATTCGAAACGCAGCTGCGGATACATTTGCTATGGTCGTTTTCTGTTTTATTTCAGGCATGATCGTAGAAGTGTTTATTTCTGGTATGACATTTGAGCAGTCTCTCGCTTCTCGAACGTTATCTATCCCAGTAAACATTGCTATCGCTTGGCCTTATGGTGTTTTTCGTGATTGGTTCTTGCGTAATGGTGCAAAGCTTTCACAAAGTTCGTTGATGAAGAATATTTCTGACCTTTTAGCTTACGTGTTGTTCCAGTCACCTGTGTATGCCGGTATTTTATTGGCGGTTGGTGCTTCAAGCGACCAGATCGTTACGGCTGTAACCAGTAACGCTGTGATCTCATGCGGTATGGGCGTGCTGTACGGTTACTTCTTAGATATGTGCCGTAAATGGTTTCGAGTTCCGGGCTACTATCAACAAGCATAA